The following proteins come from a genomic window of Terribacillus aidingensis:
- a CDS encoding GNAT family N-acetyltransferase: protein MKRISLRMVREDLVDIPQYELPDGFRIRLFEKGDEHHWARVEASVEEFENQDSALEHFHKEFGPYINEMMNRCVFIENEHGEVIGTTTAWYGNLKDDGEVLGRIHWVGIVPAYQGKKLSKPLLSAAMNILANYHSKAYLTSQTTSYQAINMYLNYGFRPYITAPSCREAWSLLEDTLERKIVE from the coding sequence ATGAAGAGAATTTCACTTCGTATGGTGAGAGAAGATTTGGTGGATATCCCGCAATACGAGCTTCCAGATGGATTTCGTATTAGATTATTTGAGAAAGGTGACGAGCATCATTGGGCACGTGTGGAAGCAAGTGTAGAGGAATTTGAAAATCAAGACTCTGCACTAGAGCACTTTCATAAAGAATTTGGACCCTATATTAATGAAATGATGAATAGATGTGTGTTCATCGAGAATGAGCATGGAGAAGTGATTGGAACAACAACGGCATGGTATGGCAACTTAAAGGACGATGGAGAAGTATTAGGGAGAATTCATTGGGTGGGAATTGTTCCTGCATACCAAGGAAAAAAACTATCCAAACCTTTACTAAGTGCAGCTATGAATATCTTGGCCAACTATCATTCAAAGGCCTATCTTACTTCGCAGACAACAAGTTACCAAGCGATTAATATGTACTTGAATTATGGATTTAGACCCTATATAACCGCTCCAAGCTGTCGTGAAGCCTGGTCCTTATTAGAGGATACTTTAGAACGAAAAATAGTAGAATAA